In Patescibacteria group bacterium, a genomic segment contains:
- the gatC gene encoding Asp-tRNA(Asn)/Glu-tRNA(Gln) amidotransferase subunit GatC: protein MAKLSKTDVEYIAKLARLNLSEPEKDKFARQLSSVLEYVDQLSEVNTENVEPTAQVTGLTNISREDIVERSEIGYAEIELNAPEFESKSFKVPGVFANGDEEI, encoded by the coding sequence ATGGCGAAATTATCCAAAACCGATGTTGAATATATTGCCAAATTGGCACGGCTGAATCTTTCCGAACCGGAAAAAGACAAGTTTGCTCGACAGCTCTCTAGCGTTTTAGAATATGTTGACCAGCTGTCCGAAGTAAATACGGAAAATGTCGAACCGACTGCTCAGGTTACCGGACTAACCAATATTTCTCGCGAAGACATAGTTGAAAGATCGGAAATAGGATATGCCGAAATAGAGCTAAATGCACCGGAATTTGAGTCCAAATCTTTCAAAGTTCCAGGCGTTTTTGCTAATGGTGATGAGGAAATCTAA
- the purF gene encoding amidophosphoribosyltransferase, producing the protein MCGIVGAISEKNKDSFMLASLLVIGLQSIQGRGQESAGISVSNGKRIKTYKKQGLVSEIFRQETITPLTGNIAVGQNRYSTTGGSVIENAQPVEKRGKYHVSVVHNGNIDSSKLRQEMISRRIKLSGDSDTELIASLIAHSNEKTIEQAVAETCNRICGSFSLLVLTAKKLIAVRDPKGIRPLFYGRAKTNEETIFMLASETCALDQMGAKNIKEVGAGTMLVFSSGKIISSKYLHGGSKVSFCVFEKIYLSRPDSILNGTPNEMFRHKLGKILFEENQILKKKLDIIVPIPDSGIASAIGFHSASGVSYGRGIIKTPQAKRLFIDPSSSVRISGVRLKLNVLKKLINGKRVGLVDDSIVRGSTSKEIVKMVREAGAKEIRIIVASPPVKHPCYYGIDMAKEEELIASKLDLPALEKYLGVEGVHYLSLDGLHRASGNTGFCSACFDNKYPVVFDCQRI; encoded by the coding sequence ATGTGTGGAATAGTTGGAGCGATATCCGAAAAAAATAAGGATTCATTCATGTTGGCAAGCCTTCTTGTTATTGGTCTTCAGAGTATTCAGGGCCGGGGACAAGAATCTGCTGGAATTTCGGTATCAAACGGCAAAAGAATCAAGACATACAAAAAACAAGGACTGGTAAGCGAAATTTTTCGCCAAGAAACTATTACTCCGCTTACCGGCAATATTGCAGTCGGGCAAAATCGTTATTCGACAACCGGAGGATCAGTTATAGAAAATGCCCAGCCAGTTGAAAAAAGAGGAAAATATCATGTTTCAGTTGTTCATAACGGCAATATTGATAGTTCTAAATTACGCCAAGAAATGATAAGCCGCCGAATTAAGTTATCAGGAGATAGCGACACAGAATTAATTGCATCGTTGATTGCGCATTCAAATGAAAAAACTATTGAACAAGCAGTCGCTGAAACTTGTAATCGAATTTGTGGATCCTTTTCTCTTCTTGTTTTAACCGCTAAAAAATTAATCGCTGTACGTGATCCGAAAGGAATCAGGCCTCTTTTTTATGGGAGGGCAAAAACTAACGAAGAAACTATTTTTATGCTTGCTTCTGAAACTTGTGCTCTGGATCAAATGGGTGCAAAAAATATAAAGGAGGTTGGGGCGGGCACTATGCTAGTTTTCTCCAGTGGAAAGATAATATCCAGTAAATATTTGCATGGAGGAAGTAAGGTTAGTTTTTGTGTTTTTGAGAAAATATATTTATCAAGGCCGGATAGTATTTTGAACGGTACTCCGAATGAAATGTTTCGCCATAAATTAGGGAAAATTTTATTTGAAGAAAATCAGATATTAAAAAAGAAGCTAGATATTATTGTTCCAATTCCAGACTCAGGAATCGCATCGGCAATTGGATTTCACAGCGCCTCGGGTGTCTCATATGGCAGGGGAATCATTAAAACACCCCAAGCAAAACGTCTTTTTATTGATCCTTCAAGTTCAGTCAGGATCTCGGGAGTACGTTTGAAATTAAATGTGTTAAAAAAATTAATCAATGGCAAGCGAGTTGGCCTGGTTGATGATTCTATTGTTCGTGGCTCGACATCTAAGGAAATCGTAAAAATGGTACGCGAAGCCGGTGCAAAGGAAATCCGAATAATTGTAGCGAGCCCACCAGTAAAACACCCGTGTTACTATGGCATTGATATGGCAAAAGAAGAGGAATTAATTGCCTCCAAACTTGATTTGCCGGCACTGGAAAAATACCTCGGAGTAGAGGGAGTGCATTATTTGAGCCTAGATGGGCTACATCGAGCTTCTGGTAATACAGGATTTTGTTCAGCTTGTTTTGATAATAAATATCCTGTTGTTTTTGATTGCCAGAGGATTTAA